The following DNA comes from Alnus glutinosa chromosome 6, dhAlnGlut1.1, whole genome shotgun sequence.
GCATAGTGTTGAGTGCCTCTCGTGGATCTtaggtcttttgggtttttgggtatCTTTCTTTTTGGGGCTGGTTTGGTTGCTCCCCTGTGTACTTAGAGGCGTCTtatgctttcttcttctttttttataaaatctgttacttatcaaaaaaaaaagcttcaagCATTTtcaaacaacattttttttttttttgataaataagcgcattttcaaacaaaaagttCTGCAACACTCATCTTGTACAGCGAAAAAATATTTGTTCCTTCTTAAGAAAACGCAAGATAAAATTCTGAGAAACAGCCATATTAAAACTCTAAGAAAGTTTACAAGGCAAAAAAGGATGTATTTTATGTTGCCTCAGACCAGCaccatagagagagaaatatctGCAATACCGCTTGGAAATTTAAAACAGGATAATCCAGTTTGGTTGTAATAATGCTGAAATAACCACTGTTGTAATTCTGTTTAGATTTGAATTATGATAACCTCTCCGGTCAAACTAAACCAATTAAAATTCTCTTTTAAGTGATAGtaatcaaaaaaattgtccAACATGATAAGCCAGTGGAGAACCAGAAGAAATTTACGTCCAATCATAATTTTAGGgcaaaaaaaagaggaaaaaacaataaaagcaaAGAGCTTGAAAGAATAATGTCAAacacaggaaaagaaaattctCCACCATAAGTGATCATAATCTTAACCAAAAACAAACATCATACTATTAAAACAATAGCCAGTCACCATTTAACTAgcagaaacaaaaacaactaaCATGCACAAGAACGCATGAGATTGAGTTCCTCCAAATAAAACATCTTGATAAATCAAGTCATGGaaattataaacaaaaactAAGATGTACAAAGTATAATTAACAGTGAAAATGAGAATACCTAAGGTACAGgtccatatatatacatatatgcttacatatatatagtagtCAAGTCTTCAACCTGCAACTTCACCTTAGTCATGGTGGTGCCAATTGAGCTAAAGATCATGGCATTTTATGTTGGATAAAGATCAAACCATATCATATGCTTTGAAAATCTCAAACTGATTCTTAGAAAACAATTATATTCTGCTCTTAATTGTCTGGACGGATTTTTTTCTAATATACTCCCATCAAATAAGAGGGGAAGGCCATATTAGGTCCTATGTGATGATTAATGACTAATTGAGGAAATTCACTAATTGATTTTTGAAGTCAAAACAATATATGTTAGCTCCTTGCACCAAAGTAGACATTTCACACTAGTTACAAAACATTAGATTGTCCTAGTTATAATTTAACCACATTCTATGCAACTTCTTCATatttggagggaaaaaaaattctaaattggtCATACACAAATTCTTCTCTCAAACTTACAAAAACAAGCCAAACCCAAATGCAGAAGCAAGATACATGTGCAAAAGCAAGCATCCCCAGATTTTAATACTACCAAAAAGTCAGTAATTAGAAGCTAATAAGCATTTCTACCTGTAAATAAGACACGTAAATTTAACCAAAACACACCCAGAAAAATTCACAAAGAATATTTAAAATGTATGTCCAAAGCATACCAACTAAGTCAGAATAATGAATCTATGAGAGCCATAAAATGAGATTGCAAACAAACTAATGAAATAGAACATAAAGAGAAGGAATCTTAACAGCTAGAGAGTCAAAAGTCTTACGGAGCCATCCAGCGGTACGTCCCTGTCTCTGGTGTCATTCCTTCTGTCTGCACTTCTATCCGAGCAACCCCAAAGTCAGCAATTTTTATTGATCTGTCTGCGAAAATCAAGAGGTTGTCCGACTTTAAGTCCCTATGAATCAACCCAAGCCCATGAACGTATGCCATCCCCCTTGCTACATCCAAGGCTTGCTTGACTGCTAATTTCAATGGCACTGATCTGTTTTGGCGCTTTGTCAAGAATTGCCGGACCGAACCACCCTTTGCATACTCTGTCACAATGCACCAAAGCATTGGTTTACGGCAAGCACCAATAAAACGAACTATGTTTGGATGCTTAAGTGTAGCCAGCATCATCACTTCCTGCTGAAATTGTTGCTCCATCAATTGAGCTCTTCCCAGGTCATTTTCTGGCCTCTCCAAGATCTTGATAGCAACATCCTCACCATGGTAAGTGCCTCTGTATAGTTTCCCAAAGGACCCTTGCGCAAAAGCCTCACCCATATTAAGCTTTCTTAAATCAATTGTCCACTCATCAAAATTCTCAAGTCCTTCAGTAGGGGTGTTGCTATCCATTAAAGCTCGGGCCAGTGCATCATCACTCAGAGCATGTGTGACCCTTCCTCGACGATTAACACTCTGTTGCACACTGTAATTGTCGTTAGCACGCCTCCGCAAGCCTTGGTGGTTCAAAATGCGAGTATTAGAATCATTTGATCCAACACTGCTGTTATCTACAGACATCGCAACAGACCCTCCACCAGTACTGGTTTGCAAACTGCCAAAACTGTCAACTGACATGTTGGTACCCTCATTAAGTTTCTCGTAAAACACTTGGGACAAATCATAAAAGTTACTGTCGTGTTTGTTAAGGTCTATTATTCCAGCAAACTTTGGACCACCCTCCAACATTTTCAGACTGAAAAGCAAAACTTGCAAGTGTCCTTATTTCTTCAGCATCAGAAATTGCAAACTCAATCCACCTAAGAAGAACCCTGAAACAAAATTTTCCCACTGCCAATTTGAGCATTATCTTTCAAGTTGAAATTctacaacaaacaaaaaccctaattctgTAATCAACTTGAGATCCATGGGCCTAGTACACCACACCTCTGGAGCTCATATATTAGACCCTAAATTTCAACAGGTCATGCGGAAAatgtaggaaaagaaaaacaaaaacaaaacaatagaaCTTTTAATGCTCAAATGTgccaacataaaaatatttttctgaatcAAGCAATTAGGCTGAGTTTTCTATTGTTTGATAACTGAAACAACATGAAGCATAAAGCTCCTAACTCCTTTTCCGTTTTATCAGTTTCCTTGGTAACTAAAGGtgtgtaaaaaatataaatcgtAATTCCACGCCCGAATTACATTTCTTTCACACCTGAAGTCTCCTCCAAGTATTACCTTGACATTACACCAtttaatacttattttataccttaaattataaataaataacagaaaAACGAAAGCAcgcctttaaaaataaaaagtataagGTTCGACACCAAATACCAAAATCAGAGATTCCCATGGGGCACAAAATCAACGAATACCCATAAAAATGTGGGATTTTAGAGAACCAAAGATACAACCTTTAGCATAATGTACATCAAAATATATGAAACGCAGAGGAAATAGATaaataccaaaaacaaaacaaacaaaaaaattaataaataaaattctaaaaaaacgCAAATGAAAATTAATATCCACGCCAAACTCTCACTATATGTCCACCAAATATAGAAAATTTTCTAACACTACGTTTTCGGAGcccaaagagaaaagaaaaaaagaagtaaatatcaaaaatcaaaatattctaCCTACCCACCCCCAAATTCTCACAAACCCAAATCAAAcctaaactaaaataataaaaagaatcaaATGCAAAAACCCCTGAAACCGCGAAAGACCAGAACAAAACCTAAGAACCCCAAACACAACATTCCAGCAAAATCCACATAAAATTCTTACATACTGCGATCAAAAGCAAGCAAACCCATCCAAAAAAAGAGCCTAGAACCCGAAAGTTCAA
Coding sequences within:
- the LOC133870515 gene encoding serine/threonine-protein kinase STY13-like, which codes for MLEGGPKFAGIIDLNKHDSNFYDLSQVFYEKLNEGTNMSVDSFGSLQTSTGGGSVAMSVDNSSVGSNDSNTRILNHQGLRRRANDNYSVQQSVNRRGRVTHALSDDALARALMDSNTPTEGLENFDEWTIDLRKLNMGEAFAQGSFGKLYRGTYHGEDVAIKILERPENDLGRAQLMEQQFQQEVMMLATLKHPNIVRFIGACRKPMLWCIVTEYAKGGSVRQFLTKRQNRSVPLKLAVKQALDVARGMAYVHGLGLIHRDLKSDNLLIFADRSIKIADFGVARIEVQTEGMTPETGTYRWMAPEMIQHRPYTQKVDVYSFGIVLWELITGSLPFQNMTAVQAAFAVVNKGVRPNIPNNCLPVLSEIMTRCWDANPDVRPPFAEVVRMLENAEMEIMTTVRKARFRCCMTQPMTTD